A window from Plectropomus leopardus isolate mb chromosome 21, YSFRI_Pleo_2.0, whole genome shotgun sequence encodes these proteins:
- the cnn3a gene encoding calponin-3a — MTYFNKGPAYGLSAEVRSKIAQKYDPQKEEELRFWIEEVTGMSIGENFQKGLKDGVILCELINKLQPGSVKKINLSQLNWHKLENLGNFIKAILAYGLKPNDIFEANDLFENGNMTQVQTTLLALASMAKTKGMDTKIDIGVKYADKQARHFDDEKIKAGQCVIGLQMGTNKCASQAGMTAYGTRRHLYDPKTQTDKPYDQTTISLQMGTNKGASQAGMSAPGTRRDIYDQKVVQPPLDSSTISLQMGTNKVASQRGMSVYGLGRQVYDPKYCAPPTEPVIHANGSQGTGTNGSEISDSDYQAEFQEDEYHGGYHDDYSSHYNDQSIDY; from the exons ATTGCTCAGAAATATGACCCACAAAAGGAGGAGGAGCTCCGCTTCTGGATTGAGGAGGTAACAGGGATGTCTATTGGAGAGAACTTTCAGAAAGGCTTAAAGGACGGTGTCATCCTCTGCGA GCTGATCAATAAGCTGCAGCCTGGTTCAGTAAAGAAAATCAACCTGTCACAGCTCAACTGGCACAAG CTGGAAAACCTTGGGAATTTCATCAAAGCTATCCTGGCCTATGGCCTAAAGCCCAATGACATCTTTGAGGCCAATGACCTGTTTGAAAATGGGAACATGACTCAAGTCCAGACCACACTGCTCGCTCTGGCCAGCATG GCAAAGACCAAAGGTATGGACACAAAGATCGATATAGGGGTGAAATATGCAGACAAACAGGCTCGACATTTTGATGATGAGAAGATCAAGGCTGGTCAATGTGTCATTGGACTGCAG ATGGGGACAAACAAGTGTGCGAGTCAGGCTGGAATGACTGCTTATGGGACCAGAAGACATCTGTATGATCCAAAGACCCAGACTGACAAACCCTATGACCAGACCACCATCAGCCTGCAGATGGGAACCAACAAAGGAGCCAGCCAG GCGGGCATGTCGGCCCCTGGTACCCGCAGAGACATCTATGACCAGAAGGTGGTGCAGCCACCGCTGGACAGCTCCACCATCTCCCTCCAGATGGGCACCAATAAGGTGGCATCTCAGCGGGGTATGAGCGTGTACGGTCTGGGTCGACAGGTCTACGACCCCAAGTACTGTGCCCCCCCAACAGAGCCGGTTATCCACGCCAATGGCAGCCAGGGGACCGGCACCAATGGCTCCGAGATCAGTGACAGTGACTATCAGGCCGAGTTCCAGGAGGACGAGTACCACGGAGGTTACCATGACGACTACAGCTCCCATTACAATGATCAGAGCATTGACTATTAG